In Sphaerospermopsis torques-reginae ITEP-024, the genomic window GTATCTAGTATCAAATCTTCCAGAGACCGCAGTGGATTTGTAAAAAATCTCATGAATGGGGCTTTTTATGGTGCAGGTCAGAGGTATAACGTGATGGTTTTTAATTTGAGTCAAAATTATGAAGAACGTTTTAGAGGAGTGAAATTCTATGGTTCGGCAGTCTATGATGGTGTCACCTTCGGTATTTGGGTTTTTGAAGATGGTGAATTCCTTAATCAAGGTGATGGTGGATGGATTAACTGGGCTTTTTCAGGGTGGTTTGACAGAAATGATAAGTATGTAAGATTTAAAAAACCATAAGATACAAGGTTGGGTTGATAAAACCCAACATTAACTTATCTCTATTACTTATTCTGGGTTTCATCCTGTAAATCCTCAAATCCTGGACATCCTGATTCAGACAAATGCTACAATTAACAAATCACCACAAGGAGTAAAAAACTATGCCCATCATGACAATTAAAGATGTGGAAAAACTGCAAAGTGCTATCAATGATGCAGGTTTAGATTATGATCTAGAATTAGAAAATGGGAGCATTTCTATTGTGGGTCCATCAGATATAGTTTCTAGTGAAATTTCTAGTCGTTTAATAGCTTTTCTCTTTTCTTGGATTAATCCCCGTCGTTTAGGAAGAGTTTTTGATTCTGCGGGTGGTTTTATTTTACCAGATAGCAATTTAACAGCACCAGATGTTTCTTTTGTGCGTGCTGCAAGGTTGCGTCAAAGTCCCCGTTATTTTGGTGAACTTGTGCCTGATTTAGTAGTAGAAATTAAATCTCAAAGTGATAGAATTAAAACCTTAGAAAAAAAAGTTATCAATTTTATTAATTTGGGTGCAGTGGTGGGAATTTTAATTGATCCTGATGAAGAAACTGTTACAGTTTATCGTTCTGAAGGTGAACCGGTCGTTTTTAACAACAATGATGTTTTAACTATTCCTGAACTTTTACCAGGTTGGGAATTACCTATTTCTGAATTATGGCCTCCTGTTTTTACTGAGGAAGAAATAGAAAGTTAGTTTTAGTTGATTTTCAAATTATGTGTAAGTTGGTAAGGTGTGTAAAACAGATAAGTTAGTAAGAAAAGGATTAAATTTATAATCTTTATCATCTGATTATAATCTGACACACCTTTAGGCAAAAGTTAAGAAATAAACGAACCACAGAGAACACAGAGAAATGAGGTTTTAAGAGAGATTTTCATAATTCTTTATTGGTGGAAATCTTAATATTCTTTTGTTTTCCTTTAATCAGGAAAAGCTAAACCAGTGCGCGGATCACGAATATATAAACCTAGTGTTAAACTCCGCATCACTTCATCCCAAACAGGTATTAATTGTTCTGCTTGATCCGCCCAATAATCAAAGGTAATTAAACACTGAATATTAGAACCTAAACCTACACAAATTCTAGAATATGCTTCTCTGGGTTCTGCTTGGGTGTCAATAAATTTAATTTGTCCCCACATTATTTTGGCAGTTTGGCGTTTAACTTGTATGATTTCCCCTGTTTCAATGACATCACGCTTATCATCTTCGATGATTTTTTTTAAGGTGCGTTTGAGGGGAAATAATGTCCAATCATTTGGGGGTAAATGATTATAGGAAATTTCTAAACAACAATCATCATTAGGTGGTTTTTTATCTGTGAATTTAAAGGATTTTTCTTTGGGTTCAAATACCCAATCTTGGGGAACGTTAAACCGCACTGCACCCCTACCAGCGACAAATATTTTATAATCTTCAGGTCCTTCCCAATGATGGTTTGGATCTAGTTCGAGGGTTTCTTTAATCCATTGCAGGTTGCTTTTTTTACGCTTGGACATAATTTTCATGTTCTCCTTTGTTTCTAGATTTAAGATTCGAGTTTAATTTTCTGTTTCTGTCTCTAATTCTACACCTTCATATAATAATTCAATGGGAAATTCAAATTCAATGCTTGATAATGTAATTATATCTCCAGTAATGTAGGGATAGTAAAGCCACATTCTCCCTTCTCCACGACAATAACGCTCAACATATATTTTTTCAGAATCAATTAAGATATATTCTTGTAAGGAGGGAATTGTTAAATAATATCTGAATTTTTCTCCTTTATCTTTATTGGTTGTACTGGGAGAAAGCACCTCTACAATTAATTTCGGATGTTGAATAAATTTGCGAGCGTTGATATCTTCATGGTGACAACTAACAACAAGATCAGGATAGAAGTAGACGCTGTTGGGATTAACTTGTACTTTGACATCTGATACGTTGACTCGACAACCTTGAGGATGGAGATGAGAATATAAAGGTCTGTAAAGATTGAGAGCAATATCATTATGGGGAATTGTACCACCAGTCATGGCGAAAACTTCGCCGTTGATGTATTCATAGCGAATATCTTGGTTAAGTTCCCATCTGAGATATTCCTCAAAGGTCATTTTTGGCGGTTTTTGGGGAATGGCGACCATATCAGAATTTTGAGAAGTTTGTTCTGATTATAGCTACAAATTTAATATTTTTTCTTGATTCACTGGCTGGTTATGTTAATGATTGAATTGCTCTTGGTTGGAAAAGAGTCAGACTTTTTGGAAAAATGAAATAGTTAAACCAGTGTTTTATACACCAGGGGATAATGATTGGACTGATTGCGATCGCGAAAACCTCAAGGTAAGACAATCAGAGTTAGAAAGATTGAATGCTATGTAGAGATGAGAGTTCTTACCTATGGAACATCTCTATATCTCTACAGTGATTCATGTTTAGTTTCACCAACCTGCTATTTTTCTGATGAAACAGGTGATTTTAATTTTTGTAGGGCAGGGAGGAATGGTGTACCACAATACGCAGTTTACCATTGTTATCCTTGATGAACTTCCAGGTTTTGTCCACTGTGGTTACTTTACCAGTCTTGTCAGTAATTAAGACATTGCCCATTGTTGTAGCTACATTACCATTAATGAAAATTCCAGCGTTGCGAATTTCCACCTTTCGCCATCCTTTGAGGGCAAAGCCAGTATCATTAGGGAAAGACGGATCGCCACCCACGAAATACGCCAATGCACCTTGGCGTGTCGTGCGGAAAGTCTGTGGTGTCTGTGTCAAAGTCGGCTTGAACAGCACTGCTCCGAACTGATAACCATAGGCTTGATCAATAATCTTCTCGGCTAATGCCTTAGCTGCGGCTTTTCCCTTCTGATCGTAGGTGGTGGAGATGGCAACTAATGCGTCGCCCCAGGCTTTTTGGGCTGCCAGGACTTCAGACTCAGTGATGGTCATATTGACTACTGAAGTGTTGGGGTTTGATGAGGTTTGACCAATAATGACGCTATTAACTTGAGCTTGAGCTATTGATGGAGCAGCAGCTAACAAGGCCATAGCAGCAGATGTGACATAAAAATTGATTCGCATACTTATCAAAGAACTTATCAGTTATAAAAATGAACTATCACATTAAACCACATTAGAAATTTGGTAAAAATTATCGTAGGGACAATTCATAAATTGTCCATATAATGTCTATAGATGTCTATTGTTTCAATAAACGCTATTAATACTTAGAATATAATTTAAAAGTTACTTAGTGCCTCCAAAATATCACTGACAGTTAGTTGTCATATTTCGTAGAGAAGACATCTTCATCACTCAGATAAAATAATTACATTTAATCTTTCCTCCACTTCTTGAAGGTATGCCATTAAACCAGTTTTCACACCTCTTGCACGTAAAGTTTCTAAACTTGTCTCTTCCCAACATTGTTTTTCTCGTTCCATATCTTTTCCCGTCAGTTGTTCAACTATAAATTTAATATTTCTGATTCTTTCTGGTTCTTTCTCTGAAGTAGAACGTAATCTTTCAGGTTCTATGGAAGGATCAAAAGATAATTTATTTTTGATATCTTCTAAAATTACCTTTTCATCATCAGATGCAATAAACCCATTTAACACCCATGCTTCACGTTTTGGATCAGCAGCACCAATGATAATTTCTAATTTTGGTGTTTTATTAAGATGTTCTAAACGTGCTTGTTCAATACCTTCTTTACGTTCTGGTTGATTATCTAAATCACGGATAAATAAAATAGCTTTAATTTGTCGTGTTCTTTGCAGAAAGCGTACTAAATTCAGAACTTTAATAGATGCTGCACCATCAGCTTTTAAAGGTACACCATTACTATCATGACCTAAAAACCTACTAGGTTTATATTTTAATTTTTCTTTTGCATCTTCAATAATTTTGATAATATCTCGCCAACAAGAAAATTCTGTTTCTGACTCTAAACCAGTCCACTGAAAATAGTATTGCAAACTATCATCATCTAACCAATCAAATTTTTCTTTTAAAACTCGCTCGGCTAATTTAATAGCTGTTCTCGCATCTGCACCACTTTCAACTATGACAATAACCTCAACCACTGACTTCTCCTTCTAACACCCAATCTTCCCCTTCAGCATCCCAAAACTCACCTGTTGTTAAGGTTTCCTTTGCCCATTCTATATCAGGATGTTCGTCTAAACGTTTGGCAACTGTAAAACCTGATTTACTGTTATTTAAGATATGGACTTGAGAAGGAGTAAGTTGATCAATTATATAAGGAGAATGGGTAGAGAAAATAATTTGCAGGTTAGGATTTTCAGCAATGATTTCTTTAAAAACATTCATTAACTGACGTTGTGCTTGGGGATGAAGTCCCTGTTCTATATCATCTAATAACACTAAATTAGGTTGAGTAGGATTCATTAACACAGTTAATAATCCTAAAGTTAACATTGTTCCTTCACTAATTGCATGGGCGGGAATACGTTCACCTGTATTCATATCTAAAACTACTTCTTGTCCGGTCATTTCTTGAGTTTCATCATAGGAAATAGAGCGACCATCAACTTCTATTAACCGTTTACGAATGACGGGAACTTTTGCCCGCCTGATGCCAATTTTGTGTACATTTGGTACAACTTTTTTTAACATTTCTTCTATGATTTGAAATTTATCTGGTGCTTCATCACGGAGAAAATCTAAGGTAGGTGCTAATCCTGATCCGTCAAATTCAACTCTGGGGGTGATTTCATCACTGTACGCTGGTTTAGCGAGATTACTTGCAGATAATTTGAGGTAAACAGTATGTTTTAAAGATTTACGAATTTCATCTGGAGAATTACTGAAAGAACTTGTCCATCCTGCTAAATTTTGTTTTGTTTCATTTATTATACATGATCCTGTAGGAATCCAAGAATCATTATTCTGTTGATTCCAATTATAGGCAGCTTGCCAATTTTGGCGATTTTTATAACCCCAAAAACCACTTGCAGTAACAGACATATCTTTTTCACCAATTGTTGTAATAAATTGGGGCAACTTATCATACTGAAAAATATTTCTAAAGGGTGAGGTAGTTAGTCTGCTGAGATTATGTAATGCTTGAAGGACGCTGGTTTTACCAGCACTATTTTTTCCTACAAGTCCATGTAATCGGGAGTTATCGAAATTAAACTCTGTTGATTTATGGCTTTTGAAATTATGAAGCTTTAGGCTTTGTAACATATTGTTAGTTTTATTTATTCATTATCATTTGCTATTTGGAAAATTGAAATTACCATTTTTGTAAAAACATTATACTAAATAAAGCATTGAGGATATAAAGAA contains:
- a CDS encoding Uma2 family endonuclease, with product MPIMTIKDVEKLQSAINDAGLDYDLELENGSISIVGPSDIVSSEISSRLIAFLFSWINPRRLGRVFDSAGGFILPDSNLTAPDVSFVRAARLRQSPRYFGELVPDLVVEIKSQSDRIKTLEKKVINFINLGAVVGILIDPDEETVTVYRSEGEPVVFNNNDVLTIPELLPGWELPISELWPPVFTEEEIES
- a CDS encoding Uma2 family endonuclease; the protein is MVAIPQKPPKMTFEEYLRWELNQDIRYEYINGEVFAMTGGTIPHNDIALNLYRPLYSHLHPQGCRVNVSDVKVQVNPNSVYFYPDLVVSCHHEDINARKFIQHPKLIVEVLSPSTTNKDKGEKFRYYLTIPSLQEYILIDSEKIYVERYCRGEGRMWLYYPYITGDIITLSSIEFEFPIELLYEGVELETETEN
- a CDS encoding AAA family ATPase — its product is MLQSLKLHNFKSHKSTEFNFDNSRLHGLVGKNSAGKTSVLQALHNLSRLTTSPFRNIFQYDKLPQFITTIGEKDMSVTASGFWGYKNRQNWQAAYNWNQQNNDSWIPTGSCIINETKQNLAGWTSSFSNSPDEIRKSLKHTVYLKLSASNLAKPAYSDEITPRVEFDGSGLAPTLDFLRDEAPDKFQIIEEMLKKVVPNVHKIGIRRAKVPVIRKRLIEVDGRSISYDETQEMTGQEVVLDMNTGERIPAHAISEGTMLTLGLLTVLMNPTQPNLVLLDDIEQGLHPQAQRQLMNVFKEIIAENPNLQIIFSTHSPYIIDQLTPSQVHILNNSKSGFTVAKRLDEHPDIEWAKETLTTGEFWDAEGEDWVLEGEVSG